Sequence from the Paenibacillus riograndensis SBR5 genome:
GAGCTGAGCATCGCTATAGCCGAGGGCATTAAGTGGCTGGCCTGGCAATGCACGAAGGGCAAGGTCCTATATGTCAATCTGGAGCTGGACCGGGCCAGTGCCCTGCACCGCTTCAAGGACGTATACAGAGCGCTGGGGATGCCGCCTCATAACATCGGGAACATAGACATTTGGAACCTGCGTGGTAAGTCGGTACCGATGGATAAGCTGGCGCCGAAGCTGATCCGGCGGGCGGCCAAGAAGAACTATATTGCGGTCATCATCGATCCCATTTATAAGGTGTTGACTGGGGATGAAAACAGCGCCGACCAGATGGCCCACTTTACGAACCAGTTTGACAAGATTGCCACGGAGCTGGGGGCCAGTGTCATTTACTGCCATCATCACAGCAAAGGCTCTCAGGGTGGCAAAAAGTCGATGGACCGGGCTTCCGGCAGCGGCGTATTCGCCCGCGATCCAGACGCTCTGATTGACCTGGTGGAGCTGGAGGTCACCGAGGCGCTGTACATGCAGGAAGAGAACAAGGCGATCTGCAGCATGTACAAAGGGCTGTTCCAGCAGTATAACCCGGCGTACCTGCAGGAACAGGTATCGCAGGATGATGAGCTCAGCGCGAAGGCTATGGAGGATCACGCCAAACGAGCGATGCCACATGTCATGGAGACTATCAAGCCGACCATAGAGCAAGCGCTTGAGGCCGTCCGGGCGCGTTCGGCGTGGCGTGTGGAAGGAACGCTGCGGGAATACGCCAAGTTCAAGCCGGTCAATATGTGGTTCCAGTATCCGGTGCATCGCGTTGATGACACGGGCAGCCTGAAGGATATCGAGCCGGAAGGTGAGTCCAAACCGCCATGGCAGAAGGCTACCGGGAAGCGGAAGAACAAGGCCAAGGAGGAGCGCCGGAGCAAAGCGGATGAGTTCGCGGACGTGGTAAGCAATTGTAATTTCGGTGAGCCGCCTACTGTTTTAGATGTCATAGCATGGTATGGATCAACCGGAAAAGAGGTTGCCGAACGCACCGTTAGAGATTGGATTAAACGGTATGGCTATGAAATTGATCGTTCATTGGGTTTCCGAATTGTTAAAAAAGAAGAAGAGTAATTGCGGCGGCGATCATCGTTTCATGGTCATTGCAAAATGTTGCGGCGACCATAAATTAATGATTGCCGCAAATTGCGAAACATGGTCGCCGCAATTCCGCAATAAGTTGCGGGGATTCTGATACGTCATGATTGCCGCAATATGTGGTGGCGACCACTATATATAAATATATAAGGATAAGGGAAGGGGGTATAAAAATCCCCCTTCCCCCTCCCCTACATTTATCACCGCGAAAAAAAAGTTAAAAGTAAAAAAATGGAAGGTGACGATATGCCGACTGAGTTCTTCATGCCGATGAAACCACCGACCGCTACACATCAAGAGAAGCAGGTTGCTGTCGTCGATGGTAAGCCAGTATTCTACGAGCCGGACGACTTGAAGGCCGCGAGGGCGAAGCTGACGGCTCACCTTGGAAAACATGTTCCGCAGAAGAAATATTCCGGTGTGGCACTCCGGGTAACAGTGAAGTGGCTGTTTCCGATTCCAGAAGGCAGCAAGCACTATGACGGGGAGTGGAAGAAGACCAAACCTGACACTCACAACCTGAATAAGCTGCCATTCGACATTATGACAAATTTAGGGTTCTGGAAAGATGACGCGCTTGTGGCAAGCGAAATCATAGAAAAGTTCTGGGCGAAGCTGCCGGGCATTTATATCAAAATCGAGGAGCTGTAGGCCGTGGACTATAAGGCACTGTTCTGGGATGTGTACCTGTGGACGCAGCAGGTCAACGAGGCAGCCGCCCGGCATGGGATGCAGAGCCCGGACTTTTGGCAATGGGTCGCTGACTCCACCGGCGCGATCTGCTGCAAATATAACGACCACCGGCTGGCCATCAAGCAAATGCTGATGATGATCGAATGGCTGGAAGAGGTGTATGAACAGCAGAGGGGACGAGGGTAATGATTTTGGTTTGCCTGGAGTGCGCTGCTGATATGACGGAGATCAAACCAAATGTATACCGCTGCCCGTGCTGTGGCTGGATAGCTGAGCAATTAACAATAAACAGAGAGGATGATCTGGATGAGTCCTGACCCTTTCTTTCAGGATATTCCGTGGGAGTTCATCACAGATGATAGTGGCAAGGTGATCGGAGAGGTCTTCCTGACTCTCCCGGATCCGCCACTCAGAAAGCGGCAGCTCAAGTGGGGTACCACAACCGCTAAGGGGGTGCACCAGTTATGTCAATGATTGACCGAACCAACGGGTCACGGGTGGGTTACTCCGGCACATCAATACCCAACCAAGCGATTGAATACAAGTCATACGGTTCCGGCACCGTCCGGGAATATACGCTGACGCCGGAGGAGCTGGAAGAGGTCCGGCAGAAGTATCCGGCCACGAAACGGGATAAAGCATTCAAAAAGCCGGTAGCACACAATCCAAGAGAAGATCGGTTTCCCCCGAAACAACAAAGCCAAAATACTGAGGAGGAACAGAATATGACAGGTCAACGAATGAGCAAAGAGGGACCCAGCAGCGGGCTGACCAAGCAGATATTTCTGGAGCAGATTGCTTCAGGGGAGACGGTGGCCAGCGTGGAAAAGGCGTGGGGGATGAAATACAATACGCTGTCTTTCTGGGTGAAGAAGTGGGATTTGAGAGGCATTAACGCAGTCAAAGCGCAGGAGCTGCTTGCAGGTGAGTCGCCCAGGGAAACCCAATTGCTCCGCGAAAAAGAGGCACTGCCGCCGGTGGGGCATCAGGCGGGAGAGGTCGAGCGCCTGAAGGCAGAGGTCGAACACTGGAAGGTCCAAGCAGCGGGCTGGAAGAAGGAAAAGGATGCAGCTTGTGAGTGGGGAGAAGAGCAGAGGAAAAAGGCTGTTGAAGCGGTAGCCCTTGCCGGCAAGGCTGCCGAGGAGTCTATGGCCAAGATCGAGCGGCTTACAGCAGCGCGCGACGGGGCCATTGCAGCGCGGGAAGCAGCCGAGCTCGATCTGGAGCAGACCGAGACCCGCTGCAGCCAGTATGCTCAATCCATCGACCAGCTTGCAACGGAGTGCGACGGGCTTCAGGAGGAAGTCAATCGCTTGATCACCGAGCGGGATGATCTGGTGGCCGAAGTGGAAGACCTGCGTGACGATATCCGTCGGTTACGAGAAATTCAAACTCTAGCAGCTGCGCCGGCCAGCGATGTGCACCTGCTGGACCGGAGCATCGCGGATCTGACGCGGGCCAAGTGGATTTTGAACCGGCTGACAGCTTCCGGCGAATAATACGACAGGGGGTCAGGCAACATGACAGAGCAGCAAGTGATTGACCAGCTCTCCAGCTACCGGGCAAAGCTGGCGAGGATCCAGGCCCTGGGGACATACAGCATAGGCAGCGGGATTCAGATCAGCCGGCTTTCCGAGGAGGACCATCTGCAGCAGCTTCACCGGCGGCTGCGGGGCTTGCCCAGTTACATGTACCTTGGCAAGCGTGATCAGGAGTTGGAGGCTACAGCGCACGCCTACCTGACGTTCTACCCGGCAGGCGTCCGGGCACAGCGAAACGCGATTTCCGACATTGGAGCTTACCAGGAGGACGATGAGCTGCTGCAGGAGCTGAGGGCCAAGATTGCTAAGGTGATCGATGCACGCGCCGGCAGCAAGTACGATCTGGACGAGGTACTGGACCGACTGAGTGAGCTGCAGGATCTGCAGGCAGAGATCAAGCGGATTGATGATCTGCTTTCGCTTCTGGAAGGGTATAAGCCGGATTACTCCAGAATCCTTTACCAGGACGTAATCAGCGGACGAAACTGGTCAGAAGTCGCGAAAGAAATGGCGTTATCCAAGAGCGTTTACTTCCGGTGGAAGAAGCATGCAATATCAGCCTTTATCAAACTGGCAGAATAAGGTGGGAATGAAACGGGAACGGAAAGGGAACACAAGCCATAATTTCCGTGTTATTATGATATTGTGAGAGAATTATAAGTACGAGTTAGAGCCGCTCGAAAGCGGCTCTTAAAATTGTTTAAAATCTAAACGAAACCATTGTCTTTTAATCTCCAGGCAATGGTTTCGTTTTTATACAACACAACGCGTATCATTTCTATTTTCTCGGGGTGTTAAACCTTCTAAAGAAGTTTCAAGTCATTAATTGCTATGAAACCTTGGTCACTTGTAATTTCTAACTTTAGAGTTAAAAAAGCACCTGGTTTTGATAATCTAATTACAGGCATTGTTAATATTTGGGAATTTTTAACATAGTACGTTACAGGTTCAGAGACTTGATCATAAGCTCCTCCATATTTCATCCCCCAAACAACAAAAGAATAAAATACTCCCGGTGCCCCTCCTTCGTAATGGGTGGTGATGTATAATCCCGAAACATTGGTTGCATCCGGGAATTGTATGTCTAGACTATCTGCAAATGAAGGATTATACCAGTAAGTGTTAATATTGGTATCCTTAACATTTTCAGGGATATAGTTTTCACTGTAAGGTGCTTGTACAGAAGTATTCACCGGAAGGGGGAAAACTTCATAAGAGCTAGCTGAAGTCAAACCAAATATCCTGGAGGAATTGTGGTTTGAAAAGTTGGATCTGAAAGCTGAATTGTTTGTTTGTTGATTTTGTGTAAGCATTTTTATGGGCCTCCTAATTAATTTATGACTTTATGTTGGCTTCCCCGATAGCATAATATGCATACAAATTTAAAAATCATAGTATTAAAGGAGGCCGCCTACATGGCGCTGACACCGAAACAAAAGCTTTTCGTGCAAGAATACCTGATCGACCTCAACGCCACGCAGGCGGCCATTCGAGCGGGATACAGCCCCAAGACGGCGGAACAGCAGGCAAGCAGGCTGTTAAGTAATGTTAAGGTGCAGGAAGCGATCAGAGAGGCGCAAAGCCATCGTGCAGCTCGCACCGAGATTACGGCTGACATGGTACTGCAGCGTTGGTGGGATATTGCTACTGCAGATCCTAATGAGCTGATCCATTTGCGCCGTCTGGCCTGCCGGTACTGTCACGGTAAGGATCATCAGTACCAATGGCTGGACGAAGAGGAGTATACTCAGGCCGTCAAGGATGCTATTGATTCCGCTGAATCCGAGTCAAAGAAGCAGGATAGGCCTGTCGAAGCGATTCTGCCATCTGAAGACGGGGGGTATGGTTTTGACCGCCTGGCTGATCCACACCCTAAATGTCCGAAGTGCCGAGGCGAGGGCCGCGCTGATCTGCATATCGAGGATACCCGCAAGCTGAAAGGCGGGGCGCGTCTCCTGTATGCTGGGATTAAGGAGAACAAGAACGGTATTGAGGTTATCATGCAGGACCAGGCCAAGGCCCTTGAAAACGTGGCGCGGCATCTTGGCATGTTTGTTGATAAGGTGCAGCACAGTGGCAATGTGGATCTTAACATGAATAACCCATACAAGGACTTGACCACTGAAGAACTACGGAAGCTGGCCCGTGATGGTTGATCTGACCGTAATCCGCCGTGGTGCCCGTGTGGAATTGGCCCGCCGTGAGTTTTTCAGCTTCTGCCAGGCCATGGCTCCAGATTTCTACCGGGATGATCGGCAGTATCTGATAGACCTGTGCGGGGAGCTGCAGGAGTTCTACGAATCCACAGACGATATACTGGTGGTCAATCTACCGCCCCGGCATGGGAAGAGCCGCACCGCTTCGATGTTTGCACAGTGGGTCTTTGGTAAGAATCTGATGGAGAAGGTCATGACAGGATCTTACAACGAAACATTGTCCACCACGTTCAGTAAGGCTGTGCGGGATGGCATAGGTACTATCAAGGCTGATGAGAATCGGATCGTATACAGCGATATCTTCCCCCAGGTGAGGATCAAGCGCGGGGACGGGGCCATGAACCTGTGGAGCCTGGAGGGTGGTTATAACAGCTATCTGGCCACGTCTCCCACGGGTACGGCAACCGGCTTCGGGGCAACTATCCTCATGATCGACGATCTGATCAAAAACGCCGAGGAAGCCAACAACGAAAACGTACTGGAGAAGCATTGGGAATGGTTCGTTAATACGATGCTGTCCCGGCTCGAAGAAGGCGGCAAGATAATCATCATCATGACCCGCTGGGCCACGGGAGACCTTGCAGGGCGGGCGCTGGAGCATTTTGCTGAGGAACATAAGCGGATACGACTCTTGACCATGAAGGCTTTACAGGATGATGGTACGATGCTCTGTTCAGACATCCTGTCCCGCGCTTCTTACGAAATGAAGTCCCGGGCCATGGGGGAGGATATCGCCAGCGCAAACTATCAGCAGATCCCGATAGATATCAAGGGTAAACTGTACAGCAGCTTTAAGACGTACACGCAGCTGCCCACGGATGGCCACGACGAGCCGCTGTTTACGGGGATCTATGCTTATTGCGATTCCGCTGACGAGGGTGATGATTACCTATGCAACATCATCTGGGGTGTGTACCAGAAAGAGGCGTATGTCTTAGACGTCATATATACTAAGCAACCTATGGAGATTACAGAGCCAGCCACAGCGCAGGCTCTTTTTGCGTTCAAGGTCAACAAGGCCCGCATTGAGTCCAATAACGGCGGTAAGGCCTTTGCGCGGAACATCAAGCGTATTCTGGAAACGGAGCTGAAGAGTAACCGGACCGATGTGAGCTGGTTCCACCAGTCGAAGAATAAGACGGCCAGAATCGTCAGTAACGCGACATGGGTTATGCAGCATATCTACTTCCCTGTGAACTGGCGGGATCGCTGGCCGGACTACTACAAGGCCATGACGAGCTATCAGCGGGAAGGCAAGAATGCTCATGATGACGCGCCGGATGCCACAACCGGTGTAGCCGAAACGATGTTCCTGTTAGGGGGTTAAGAGAGTGGGGTGGTTTAAGAACATGGTCATGAAAATGCTAAGGATCAACCCGGCGCCGGAAAGTCAGATTATCACGATCCAGGAGCCGTACAGCTATAAAGCCAACGTGCTGCGTAATCGGCTGTGGTATCGTGGCGATCCGTCCGAGCTGGATCAATTCTATAAGCAATCGGTGACAGACAGTGTAGGAAAATCCCGCTTCTGGGCGGCGGTGCCTACGGCTGGCCTTGGCATCCGGAAGATTCACAGCGGGCTCCCGGCCATGGTGGCGGATCGGCTCTCTGATATTGTGGTTGCCGATATGGACGCGATAACCCTGAAGGTGCAAGCTGAGACGGCCACATGGGAAAAGATCAGCGAGGACAACGACTTTCCAGAGCTGCTGGCCGGGGCTGTTACAGAGGCGCTGTTCGTGGGGGATGGGGCGTTCAAGATCACGGTGGACCCGGAACTAAGTGAGTATCCGCTGATAGAGTTTTACAGCGGTGATCAAGTAGAGTACAAGCGCACCCGTGGCAGGCTGCAGGAGGTCATTTTCTGGACGGACTATACCGTGAGCAGTAAGGATTACCGGTTGGAGGAGACATTTGGGCTGGGGTACATCCGCAGCCGGTTACTTGACGCCTACGGCAAAGAGGTGCCACTATCCGTTGTGCCAGAGACGGCCCAGCTCAAGCCGGAAATCACTTATGACGGTGACTTTATCATGGCTGTGCCGCTCATGGTGTTTAAGTCTACCAAGTGGCCAGGTCGAGGGAAGTCACTGTTTGACACCAAATCAGACAATTTTGACGCGCTTGATGAGGTGGTCAGCCAGTGGATGGATGCAATACGCTCCGGGCGGGTACAGAAATACATTCCCGAGGACATGATTCCGAAAAATCCAGAAACCGGGGAGCTGATGCG
This genomic interval carries:
- a CDS encoding RusA family crossover junction endodeoxyribonuclease, coding for MPTEFFMPMKPPTATHQEKQVAVVDGKPVFYEPDDLKAARAKLTAHLGKHVPQKKYSGVALRVTVKWLFPIPEGSKHYDGEWKKTKPDTHNLNKLPFDIMTNLGFWKDDALVASEIIEKFWAKLPGIYIKIEEL
- a CDS encoding terminase small subunit; this encodes MALTPKQKLFVQEYLIDLNATQAAIRAGYSPKTAEQQASRLLSNVKVQEAIREAQSHRAARTEITADMVLQRWWDIATADPNELIHLRRLACRYCHGKDHQYQWLDEEEYTQAVKDAIDSAESESKKQDRPVEAILPSEDGGYGFDRLADPHPKCPKCRGEGRADLHIEDTRKLKGGARLLYAGIKENKNGIEVIMQDQAKALENVARHLGMFVDKVQHSGNVDLNMNNPYKDLTTEELRKLARDG
- the terL gene encoding phage terminase large subunit is translated as MVDLTVIRRGARVELARREFFSFCQAMAPDFYRDDRQYLIDLCGELQEFYESTDDILVVNLPPRHGKSRTASMFAQWVFGKNLMEKVMTGSYNETLSTTFSKAVRDGIGTIKADENRIVYSDIFPQVRIKRGDGAMNLWSLEGGYNSYLATSPTGTATGFGATILMIDDLIKNAEEANNENVLEKHWEWFVNTMLSRLEEGGKIIIIMTRWATGDLAGRALEHFAEEHKRIRLLTMKALQDDGTMLCSDILSRASYEMKSRAMGEDIASANYQQIPIDIKGKLYSSFKTYTQLPTDGHDEPLFTGIYAYCDSADEGDDYLCNIIWGVYQKEAYVLDVIYTKQPMEITEPATAQALFAFKVNKARIESNNGGKAFARNIKRILETELKSNRTDVSWFHQSKNKTARIVSNATWVMQHIYFPVNWRDRWPDYYKAMTSYQREGKNAHDDAPDATTGVAETMFLLGG
- a CDS encoding phage capsid protein; this translates as MGWFKNMVMKMLRINPAPESQIITIQEPYSYKANVLRNRLWYRGDPSELDQFYKQSVTDSVGKSRFWAAVPTAGLGIRKIHSGLPAMVADRLSDIVVADMDAITLKVQAETATWEKISEDNDFPELLAGAVTEALFVGDGAFKITVDPELSEYPLIEFYSGDQVEYKRTRGRLQEVIFWTDYTVSSKDYRLEETFGLGYIRSRLLDAYGKEVPLSVVPETAQLKPEITYDGDFIMAVPLMVFKSTKWPGRGKSLFDTKSDNFDALDEVVSQWMDAIRSGRVQKYIPEDMIPKNPETGELMRPNPFDNQFIRINSTFAEEAKGQINLVQPQILYEAFVASYASAVDMCLQGIISPSTLGIDLKKTDNAEAQREKEKATLYTRGKIVERLNEVIPQLVQTVLKVYDTMQSRAAGKYEASVTFGEYASPSFDAVVETVGKARTFGVMSIERAVEEMYGDTWTAEEKAEEVARLKAEQAPPTFDEPGANRDAPPGENEDDTGGEDE